Proteins encoded by one window of Rhodamnia argentea isolate NSW1041297 chromosome 6, ASM2092103v1, whole genome shotgun sequence:
- the LOC115728822 gene encoding pre-mRNA-splicing factor SLU7-A-like encodes MATASVAFKSREDHRKQIELEEARKAGLAPAEVDEDGKEINPHIPQYMSSAPWYLNAERPSLKHQRKWKSDPNYTKSWYDRGAKIFQADKYRKGACQNCGAMTHDLRSCMERPRKVGAKWTSKHIAPDEKIETFELDYDGKRDRWNGYDASSYALVIERYEARDNARRKYLKEQQLKKLEEKNNNENGEDGDSDEEDEDDDLRVDEAKVDESKQMDFAKVEKRVRTTGGGSTGTVRNLRIREDTAKYLLNLDVNSAHYDPKTRSMREDPLPEADPNEKFYEGDNQYRNSGQALEFKQLNIHAWEAFEKGQDIHMQAAPSQAELLYKNYKVIKDKLKFQTKDTILERYGNAASEEELPRELLLGQSEREVEYDRAGRIIKGQELALPRSKYEEDVFINNHTCVWGSWWKDHQWGYKCCKQTIRNSYCTGTAGIEAAEAVNELMKSNIARKGATEEEAAPVEEKRLATWGSDVPDDLELDQKLLAEALKKEDIRKREEKDERKRKYNVRWEDEVTAEEMEAYRMKKIHHDDPMKSFLS; translated from the exons ATGGCGACGGCTTCTG TGGCTTTTAAATCTAGGGAGGACCACAGGAAACAGATTGAGTTGGAAGAAGCACGAAAAGCCGGACTTGCTCCAGCTGAGGTTGATGAAGATGGAAAGGAAATTAATCCTCATATTCCACAGTACATGTCATCTGCACCATGGTATCTCAACGCTGAGAGACCT AGCTTGAAACATCAAAGGAAATGGAAATCAGATCCAAATTACACGAAATCTTGGTATGACAGAGGCGCGAAAATTTTTCAGGCTGACAAGTACCGGAAAGGTGCATGCCAGAA CTGTGGTGCCATGACTCATGATTTGAGGTCATGCATGGAAAGACCTCGGAAAGTGGGAGCCAAATGGACAAGTAAACACATTGCACCTGATGAAAAGATAGAGACCTTTGAGCTTGACTATGATGGTAAGAGAGACCGGTGGAATGGGTATGATGCATCAAGCTATGCTCTTGTGATTGAGAGATATGAAGCTAGGGATAATGCTCGAAGAAAATATCTTAAGGAACAACAGCTGAAGAAATTAGAGGAGAAGAACAATAACGAAAATGGTGAGGATGGTGATAGCGATGAGGAAGATGAGGACGATGACTTAAGGGTGGATGAGGCAAAGGTTGATGAAAGCAAGCAGATGGACTTTGCAAAGGTTGAGAAGCGTGTTCGCACAACAGGTGGTGGAAGTACTGGAACTGTTAG GAACCTTCGTATTCGGGAGGATACGGCAAAGTACCTGCTGAATCTTGATGTCAATTCAGCTCATTATGATCCCAAAACTCGGTCCATGCGTGAGGATCCCCTTCCAGAGGCTGATCCAAATGAGAAGTTCTATGAG GGTGATAACCAATACAGAAATAGCGGTCAAGCTCTTGAATTTAAGCAGCTTAATATACATGCTTGGGAAGCATTTGAGAAAGGGCAAGACATCCACATGCAAGCAGCACCATCTCAAGCTGAGCTGCTTTACAAGAACTATAAAGTTATTAAGGACAAATTGAAGTTTCAAACAAAGGATACCATCCTGGAGAGGTATGGCAATGCAGCCTCAGAGGAAGAGCTCCCAAGAGAGTTGCTTCTGGgacagagtgagagagaggtGGAATATGATCGTGCTGGCAGGATCATTAAGGGGCAG GAGTTGGCACTGCCCAGAAGCAAGTATGAGGAGGATGTTTTTATTAATAACCACACTTGTGTTTGGGGTTCATGGTGGAAGGATCATCAATGGGGCTACAAGTGCTGCAAACAGACTATAAGGAATAGCTACTGTACGGGCACTGCCGGAATTGAAGCTGCTGAGGCAGTAAATGAACTAATGAAATCAAATATTGCTCGAAAAGGGGCGACAGAAG AGGAAGCTGCCCCAGTGGAGGAGAAGAGGCTGGCTACCTGGGGAAGTGATGTCCCTGATGATTTGGAGTTGGACCAGAAACTTCTTGCTGAAGCACTTAAGAAG GAGGATATAAGAAAGCGAGAAGAGAAAGATGAAAGGAAGCGCAAATACAATGTCAGATGGGAGGATGAG GTTACTGCTGAGGAGATGGAGGCGTATCGGATGAAGAAGATACACCATGATGATCCAATGAAATCATTTCTGAGCTAG
- the LOC115728823 gene encoding uncharacterized protein LOC115728823 yields MSCLSLRLPPPKKAWKILTSKLQRKLPKLRRPRPVYKLPKTQVLAAAPSGAEESVFVVKQPGRQHRQRPRRVHSSVVFNVRRHVFKKQQAHVFVDKLFKEPLEGIIEHHCLDTLPVKYMPSPKSLAAIDRSALEAGMSDGDHDGSDAKTCEADDMWESVGLASPLTHRIDERAEEFISKFRAEMERQEMVARSL; encoded by the coding sequence ATGTCTTGCCTGAGTCTGAGGCTTCCGCCTCCCAAGAAGGCCTGGAAGATTCTCACCTCCAAGCTTCAGAGGAAGCTCCCCAAGCTCCGCAGGCCAAGACCTGTCTACAAATTGCCCAAAACTCAAGTTCTCGCCGCTGCTCCTTCAGGAGCCGAGGAGTCTGTCTTTGTCGTGAAGCAACCCGGCCGGCAGCACAGGCAGAGACCTCGGCGAGTCCACTCGTCGGTCGTTTTCAACGTTCGGCGTCACGTGTTCAAGAAGCAGCAAGCGCATGTGTTTGTCGATAAGCTCTTCAAGGAGCCCCTGGAAGGGATCATAGAGCATCATTGCCTAGACACTCTTCCTGTGAAGTATATGCCAAGTCCCAAGAGCCTCGCTGCCATTGATCGCTCTGCCCTGGAGGCAGGAATGAGTGACGGGGATCACGACGGAAGTGACGCAAAGACATGTGAAGCGGACGACATGTGGGAGTCGGTAGGGCTGGCATCGCCGCTGACTCACAGGATTGATGAGAGAGCCGAGGAGTTCATCTCCAAGTTTCGAGCTGAAATGGAGCGTCAGGAGATGGTGGCACGGAGTTTGTAG
- the LOC115728815 gene encoding 11S globulin seed storage protein 2-like, with product MSMGNLRLPFLAATLCLLVHVALGKGSATTGLDDAQQCRLWRIRATQPDQRFESEGGFTELWSEDDDQFQCAGVAAVRNILHPNALFLPEFINAPRLVFIEQGRGLLGINYPGCPETYHSGRSSGGSSGRGRRWQEEGQQGDRGRRDQHQKVHRIRRGDIIAIPEGTVHWCHNDGNEELIAISIIDLNNQGNQLDQRLRAFFLAGGFGGQGRQQGRRGGRYSIQNIFQAFDTELLAESYNVPMQIAQRLQQQNNRGIMIDVGERLRVVAPEEDEEYDEEYEEEQEERMRRRRGQGGRWSLASENWFDEMFCTMRIKQNVDIRREADVFSRQAGRVNVVDMHKLPILRDMDMSAERGRLLPNALYTPHWSMTDHRIVYVTRGEAHVQIVGQDGQNVFDERVSEGSMFVIPQFYATVSRAGDGGFEWITFKTSSQPMKSPLAGYTSVFRALPLEVITNSFQMSPRDAQELKYNREHQTFLLSPSCRSRSLSD from the exons aTGTCCATGGGTAATTTGAGACTACCTTTCCTGGCCGCGACCCTCTGCTTGCTCGTGCACGTGGCCTTGGGGAAGGGCTCCGCCACGACCGGGCTCGACGACGCCCAGCAATGCAGGCTCTGGAGGATCAGGGCCACCCAGCCGGACCAGCGCTTCGAGTCCGAGGGTGGCTTCACCGAGCTCTGGTCCGAGGATGACGATCAGTTCCAGTGCGCTGGGGTTGCCGCTGTCCGCAACATCCTGCACCCCAACGCGCTCTTCTTGCCGGAGTTCATCAACGCTCCTCGCTTGGTCTTCATTGAGCAAG GTCGGGGATTGCTGGGGATAAACTACCCGGGATGTCCCGAGACATACCACTCGGGTCGATCCTCTGGCGGCAGCAGCGGAAGAGGTAGGAGATGGCAGGAAGAGGGCCAGCAAGGGGACAGGGGAAGGAGAGACCAACACCAGAAGGTTCACCGGATCCGCCGGGGCGACATCATTGCCATCCCCGAAGGCACGGTACATTGGTGCCACAACGACGGCAATGAAGAACTCATTGCCATCTCCATCATCGATCTCAACAATCAGGGCAACCAGCTCGATCAAAGGCTAAGG GCTTTCTTCCTCGCTGGAGGCTTCGGAGGGCAGGGCCGCCAACAGGGCCGCCGGGGCGGGCGGTACAGCATCCAAAACATCTTCCAAGCCTTTGACACCGAACTCCTCGCCGAGTCCTACAACGTTCCGATGCAGATAGCTCAGAGGCTGCAACAGCAGAACAACAGGGGAATCATGATCGACGTTGGTGAGAGGCTGAGAGTGGTAGCCcccgaggaggacgaggagtACGATGAGGAGTAcgaggaggagcaggaggagaGGATGCGAAGGCGAAGGGGACAGGGCGGTCGCTGGTCGTTGGCCTCGGAAAACTGGTTCGACGAGATGTTCTGCACCATGAGGATCAAGCAGAACGTCGACATCCGAAGGGAAGCTGACGTGTTCTCGAGGCAGGCCGGGCGGGTCAACGTCGTCGACATGCACAAGCTCCCTATCCTGCGTGATATGGACATGAGCGCTGAGCGAGGCCGTCTTCTTCCG AATGCGCTGTACACGCCGCACTGGTCGATGACCGACCACAGGATCGTGTACGTGACCCGTGGCGAGGCGCACGTGCAGATAGTCGGGCAGGACGGGCAGAACGTGTTTGACGAACGGGTGAGCGAGGGCAGCATGTTCGTGATCCCGCAGTTCTACGCGACGGTATCGAGGGCAGGCGACGGCGGGTTCGAGTGGATCACCTTCAAGACCTCGAGCCAGCCCATGAAGAGCCCGCTGGCGGGTTACACCTCGGTGTTCAGGGCCCTCCCGCTCGAGGTCATCACCAACTCCTTCCAGATGTCGCCAAGGGACGCTCAGGAGCTCAAATACAACCGTGAGCACCAGACGTTCCTCTTGTCCCCGAGCTGCCGGAGTCGGTCCTTGTCGGACTAA